The Nostoc sp. 'Lobaria pulmonaria (5183) cyanobiont' genome window below encodes:
- a CDS encoding DUF1830 domain-containing protein yields the protein MAQILDPLPPEQSGKILCCYINATSKIQVARISNIPNWYFERVVFPGQRLVFEAPLKGQVEIHTGMMASAILSDKIPCDRLMLEEPSTYEFDTDSSDGKDPINTNLMVQQINTKIGDTTKPLQILGLASVD from the coding sequence ATGGCTCAAATATTAGATCCTCTACCACCTGAGCAATCAGGAAAAATTCTCTGCTGCTATATTAATGCCACGAGCAAAATACAGGTAGCTCGCATTTCCAATATTCCCAACTGGTACTTTGAAAGGGTTGTTTTCCCTGGACAACGTTTAGTTTTTGAAGCTCCGCTAAAAGGTCAAGTGGAGATTCATACAGGGATGATGGCAAGTGCAATTTTATCCGATAAGATTCCGTGCGATCGCCTGATGCTCGAAGAACCCAGTACTTATGAGTTTGATACAGACTCATCAGATGGAAAAGACCCTATTAATACCAATTTAATGGTGCAGCAAATTAATACAAAAATCGGAGATACTACAAAACCCTTGCAAATCCTTGGTTTAGCCTCGGTTGATTAA
- a CDS encoding photosystem II high light acclimation radical SAM protein: MMENRILYVRLPCNPIFPIGVVYLSDHVHKQFPNIEQRIFDLGTVPPLDYSSALARCIDEFKPTLLVFSWRDIQIYAPVGGRGGNPLQNAFEFYYAKNLLLKLRGGLGGLRIFIAYYVELWQNQSLIKRGLKRAQKYNSDARVVVGGGAVSVFYEQLGKSLPQGAIISVGEGETLLEKLLSGRDFRDERCYIAGEIQPRKRLIHEQPTPIEKTACNYDYIESIWPEFNYYLQEQDFYIGVQTKRGCPHNCCYCVYTVVEGKQVRINPADEVVAEMRQLYDRGIRNFWFTDAQFIPAKKFIADAIELLQKIVDSGMTDIHWAAYIRADNLTPQLCDLMAKTGMNYFEIGITSGSQELVRKMRMGYNLRNVLQNCRDLKAAGFNDLVSVNYSFNVIDERPETIRQTIAYHRELERIFGADKVEPAIFFIGLQPHTHLEEYAFKEGILKPGYDPMSLMPWTAKKLLWNPEPLGSFFGEVCLQAWQQNPNDFGREVMKILEEKLGCADLEAALTAPLETKEKQLAGVS, encoded by the coding sequence ATGATGGAAAATCGAATTCTTTACGTTCGCCTTCCTTGTAACCCCATCTTTCCGATTGGGGTTGTCTACTTAAGCGATCATGTCCACAAGCAATTTCCTAATATTGAACAGCGCATCTTTGATTTGGGAACAGTGCCACCCTTAGATTACAGTTCTGCTCTGGCTCGCTGTATCGATGAATTTAAACCGACACTATTAGTATTTTCTTGGCGGGATATTCAAATTTATGCCCCAGTTGGCGGACGTGGTGGTAATCCACTGCAAAATGCCTTTGAATTTTACTACGCCAAAAATCTTCTATTGAAACTACGCGGCGGATTGGGCGGTTTGCGAATCTTCATCGCTTACTATGTAGAATTGTGGCAAAACCAGAGCTTAATCAAACGTGGTTTGAAACGCGCTCAAAAATATAATTCTGATGCCCGTGTAGTTGTAGGTGGTGGTGCAGTTAGCGTATTTTACGAACAGTTAGGTAAAAGCTTACCCCAAGGGGCAATTATTTCTGTAGGTGAAGGCGAAACCCTGCTGGAAAAACTTTTAAGTGGCAGAGATTTCCGAGATGAACGCTGTTACATTGCAGGAGAAATTCAACCACGGAAACGGCTAATTCACGAACAACCCACCCCAATAGAAAAAACGGCTTGTAATTACGACTATATCGAAAGCATCTGGCCGGAATTTAACTATTACCTGCAAGAGCAAGACTTTTATATAGGTGTACAAACTAAGCGTGGTTGCCCTCACAACTGTTGTTATTGTGTCTACACTGTTGTCGAAGGCAAACAAGTACGCATTAACCCAGCAGATGAAGTAGTTGCGGAGATGCGCCAATTATACGATCGCGGCATTCGCAACTTCTGGTTTACCGATGCCCAATTCATCCCCGCGAAAAAATTTATCGCCGATGCCATAGAACTCTTGCAAAAAATCGTCGATTCTGGTATGACAGATATCCACTGGGCAGCATATATCAGAGCCGACAATTTGACACCCCAGTTGTGCGACTTGATGGCGAAAACCGGGATGAACTATTTTGAAATAGGGATTACCAGTGGTTCTCAAGAACTCGTGCGGAAAATGCGGATGGGGTATAACCTGCGAAACGTCTTGCAAAACTGCCGTGATTTAAAAGCAGCTGGTTTCAACGACTTAGTTTCCGTCAACTACTCCTTTAACGTCATTGATGAACGTCCCGAAACCATCCGCCAAACCATCGCCTACCACCGGGAACTAGAACGGATTTTTGGTGCTGATAAAGTCGAACCAGCCATCTTCTTTATTGGACTACAACCCCATACCCATTTAGAAGAATATGCTTTCAAAGAGGGCATCCTCAAACCAGGGTATGATCCAATGAGTTTGATGCCGTGGACAGCCAAAAAACTTCTCTGGAATCCCGAACCCCTTGGTTCATTTTTCGGCGAAGTCTGCTTGCAAGCTTGGCAACAAAACCCCAACGACTTCGGACGCGAAGTTATGAAAATCTTAGAAGAAAAGCTGGGTTGTGCTGACTTAGAAGCAGCACTGACAGCACCATTAGAAACGAAAGAAAAACAGTTAGCAGGTGTATCCTAG
- a CDS encoding DICT sensory domain-containing protein, with protein MLEGSILQQLETAHRHTTRPIRFGVYYKNTLVALCHALEDHILTDDGTPLVITAFQQGKWYLQEAERYADIAQRSREIAIMAASESGFAEHPTSQLPNVDLVRLDPRDPVAQEWHLIILSPKYTAMVICQELSEADYGSAGVPTSDLERKFYGLWTFEPELVQETAEIAIAHIKKYNLELAKKLTADKEQIVPSMDRSQNLGAVVSRVVDYLQTGQENLSIPTALQKQTLDRNLVSNEIQAFLRMAQLMDMADVNNSMAAAEVVVLAEAIAQLLDLPAWQIKRLRLAALLHRIDPLQKAESILTGGISTHYQEDAPSSPLTCPLVPGVQVLRTMPRLRAVAQIITHQTEWWNGTGEPAGLAGDQIPLESRILALLADFQWRLNQQKSSNQSREQIFTQALDECRQQQSTRFDPKLVDTLALLVMGLQQGLDLPLMTPKFSAGIWILDSQWDSQSKISEQIGSYFT; from the coding sequence ATGTTAGAAGGTTCAATCCTACAACAGCTAGAAACAGCCCATCGCCACACCACCAGGCCAATTCGATTCGGTGTTTACTACAAAAATACCTTAGTTGCCCTGTGCCACGCTCTCGAAGACCATATCTTAACCGATGACGGTACACCCCTAGTCATCACAGCCTTCCAACAGGGTAAATGGTATCTACAAGAAGCTGAACGATATGCAGACATCGCCCAGCGCAGCCGCGAAATTGCCATCATGGCTGCCTCGGAATCCGGCTTTGCTGAACATCCTACCAGCCAGCTACCCAATGTAGATTTAGTAAGATTAGATCCAAGAGATCCAGTAGCGCAAGAGTGGCATTTAATTATTTTATCGCCAAAATACACAGCAATGGTAATTTGTCAAGAATTATCAGAGGCTGATTATGGCAGCGCTGGAGTACCGACATCAGACTTAGAGCGCAAATTCTATGGTTTGTGGACATTTGAGCCAGAGTTAGTGCAAGAGACAGCAGAAATAGCGATCGCTCACATCAAAAAATACAACCTAGAACTGGCGAAAAAACTCACAGCCGATAAAGAACAAATTGTGCCTTCAATGGACAGATCCCAAAATTTAGGTGCAGTTGTCTCCCGTGTAGTAGATTACCTCCAGACTGGGCAAGAGAATTTATCCATCCCCACAGCGCTTCAGAAACAAACGCTAGATCGAAACTTGGTTTCTAACGAAATCCAAGCCTTTTTGCGAATGGCGCAACTGATGGATATGGCAGATGTCAACAATTCAATGGCAGCTGCGGAAGTAGTAGTACTTGCTGAAGCGATCGCCCAGCTTTTGGATCTTCCTGCATGGCAGATTAAGAGATTGCGGTTAGCGGCTTTGTTGCATCGCATAGATCCATTACAAAAAGCAGAAAGCATACTCACTGGTGGTATATCCACACACTACCAAGAAGATGCCCCCAGTTCTCCCTTAACTTGCCCCTTAGTACCAGGGGTGCAAGTATTGCGAACCATGCCACGACTGCGAGCAGTTGCCCAAATTATCACTCATCAAACCGAGTGGTGGAATGGCACAGGGGAACCAGCAGGTTTAGCTGGAGATCAAATACCCCTAGAGTCGAGAATTTTGGCATTATTGGCAGACTTTCAGTGGCGACTCAATCAGCAAAAATCGTCAAATCAAAGCCGCGAACAGATATTTACTCAAGCTTTAGATGAGTGCAGACAGCAACAATCTACCCGCTTTGACCCTAAACTTGTAGATACCCTAGCTTTATTAGTAATGGGTTTACAACAGGGACTTGACTTACCCTTGATGACACCCAAATTCAGCGCCGGCATCTGGATACTTGATTCCCAATGGGATAGCCAAAGCAAGATAAGTGAGCAGATTGGTAGTTACTTTACATGA
- a CDS encoding pentapeptide repeat-containing protein, translating into MNIEAIKLGKLKQLPGANLEDEELSRLDLNRINLAGATLVGTNFAGSKLEGGHLEGANLMGANLQQTDLRANLMGANLMQADLTGADLRGSNLRGANLMGARLSDVSLAGAFLSGANLMNVNLQGVDLRGADLRGANLTGANLKGADLSRTDLQGALLSEANLEEADLRGANLAGANFSGANLLCAELEGVNLSGVNLNKACLVGTVVEALT; encoded by the coding sequence ATGAATATTGAAGCCATTAAATTAGGAAAACTCAAACAACTTCCAGGGGCAAATTTAGAAGACGAGGAACTCTCCCGACTGGATTTAAACCGGATTAATCTTGCTGGTGCTACCCTTGTCGGCACTAATTTTGCTGGTTCTAAACTCGAAGGTGGGCATTTGGAGGGAGCAAATTTGATGGGAGCCAACCTCCAGCAAACTGACTTGCGGGCGAACCTCATGGGAGCAAACCTGATGCAAGCAGATTTAACAGGTGCTGACTTGCGGGGTAGCAACTTGCGCGGCGCTAACTTGATGGGAGCAAGACTCAGTGATGTGTCATTGGCGGGTGCTTTCTTGAGTGGTGCCAATTTGATGAATGTGAACTTGCAAGGCGTTGATTTGCGCGGTGCTGACTTGCGCGGTGCAAACCTGACTGGGGCAAATCTCAAAGGTGCAGACTTGAGTCGTACTGATTTACAAGGGGCTTTGTTGAGTGAAGCAAACCTGGAAGAAGCCGACTTGCGGGGGGCGAATTTAGCTGGGGCGAATTTTTCCGGGGCGAATTTGCTTTGTGCAGAGTTAGAAGGTGTAAATTTGAGCGGCGTTAATTTGAATAAAGCGTGTTTGGTGGGAACAGTTGTGGAGGCGCTTACGTAA